A region from the Crocosphaera sp. UHCC 0190 genome encodes:
- a CDS encoding bifunctional (p)ppGpp synthetase/guanosine-3',5'-bis(diphosphate) 3'-pyrophosphohydrolase, with protein sequence MNAVTLPDPKPDSKPVELILPDWLSQCLIEYQTNQSSQDLGLICRAFNFAYQLHEGQYRKSGEPYIAHPVSVAGILRDLGGDKAMIAAGFLHDVVEDTEVTVEEIEERFGQEVRLLVEGVTKLSKFNFSSKTEQQAENFRRMFLAMAQDIRVIVVKLADRLHNMRTLEALNPDKQKRIALETREIFAPLANRLGIWRLKWELEDLSFKYLEADAYREVQNHVSEKRADRETRIETVKSILQQRLQEIGIHVIELQGRPKHLYGIYYKMQRQHKGFHEIYDIAALRIIVESNEECYRALAIVHDAFRPIPGRFKDYIGLPKPNRYQSLHTTVVGLNGRPLEIQIRTIEMHHIAEYGIAAHWKYKETGGSDQILSQEDEKFTWLRQLLEWQKDLKDAQEYVDNLKDNLFDDDVYVFTPNGDVVSLSRGATAVDFAYRIHTEVGNHMKGARINGKWSVLDKPLHNGDIVEIITQKNSHPSLDWLNFVVTPTARNRIRQWYKRSRREENVSRGREMLEKELGKSGLDALLKSDPMQAVAERCNYQAVEDLLAALGYGEITLNQVVNRVREATVKAQQGDVSAITLPTASPSPLCPTKPNKSPIVGVEGLVYHIAGCCHPLPGEPIMGVVTRGARGISIHAQGCSNVESVPGERLIPVRWNITDDKGCLPTYPVDISIEAIDRVGVLKDILSRVSDHHVNVRNAGVRTSRNKPAMINLRIDIRDRQQLECLINNIRNMSDILNIHRVNGVEF encoded by the coding sequence ATGAACGCAGTTACTCTTCCTGATCCCAAACCTGATTCCAAACCCGTTGAACTGATCCTTCCTGACTGGTTAAGCCAATGTTTGATAGAGTATCAAACGAATCAAAGTAGCCAGGATCTTGGTTTAATCTGCCGCGCCTTTAATTTTGCCTATCAACTCCATGAAGGACAGTATCGCAAGTCAGGGGAACCTTACATTGCTCATCCTGTGTCAGTCGCTGGTATACTGAGGGACTTAGGGGGTGATAAAGCCATGATCGCAGCAGGATTCCTGCATGATGTGGTTGAAGACACAGAAGTCACCGTAGAAGAAATAGAAGAGAGATTTGGCCAAGAAGTTCGACTCTTGGTTGAGGGAGTCACAAAGTTATCAAAATTTAACTTTTCGAGTAAAACCGAACAACAGGCCGAAAATTTTCGGCGAATGTTTTTGGCCATGGCCCAAGATATTCGGGTGATTGTGGTAAAGTTAGCTGATCGCCTCCATAATATGCGAACCTTAGAGGCCCTAAACCCAGATAAACAAAAACGTATTGCTCTAGAAACCAGAGAAATTTTCGCCCCCTTAGCCAACCGTCTCGGAATTTGGCGATTAAAATGGGAATTAGAAGATTTATCCTTTAAATATTTAGAAGCTGACGCTTATCGAGAAGTTCAGAATCATGTCTCTGAAAAACGGGCAGATCGAGAAACCCGTATCGAAACCGTCAAAAGCATTTTACAGCAACGACTCCAAGAAATTGGCATCCACGTCATAGAATTACAGGGACGACCCAAACACCTCTACGGCATTTATTATAAAATGCAGAGGCAGCATAAAGGCTTTCATGAAATTTATGATATCGCTGCCTTACGAATCATTGTCGAAAGCAACGAAGAATGTTATCGGGCCTTAGCCATTGTTCATGACGCATTTCGACCCATTCCTGGCCGATTTAAGGATTATATCGGACTGCCTAAACCCAACCGCTATCAGTCCCTACATACAACTGTAGTGGGGTTAAATGGTCGTCCCCTAGAAATCCAAATCCGCACCATAGAAATGCACCATATTGCTGAATATGGAATCGCGGCCCATTGGAAGTACAAAGAAACTGGCGGCTCTGATCAGATCCTATCCCAAGAAGATGAAAAATTTACTTGGTTACGGCAACTTTTAGAATGGCAAAAGGATCTTAAAGATGCTCAAGAATACGTTGACAATCTCAAAGATAATCTCTTTGACGATGATGTTTATGTCTTTACCCCCAATGGTGATGTTGTTTCTTTATCCAGAGGGGCCACAGCAGTAGATTTTGCCTATCGCATTCATACTGAAGTGGGAAACCACATGAAAGGGGCGCGGATCAATGGAAAATGGTCAGTTTTAGATAAACCTTTGCATAATGGGGATATTGTCGAAATTATCACCCAGAAAAATTCCCATCCTAGTTTAGACTGGTTAAACTTTGTTGTCACCCCCACGGCCCGCAACCGTATTCGTCAATGGTATAAGCGATCGCGTCGAGAAGAAAATGTCTCCCGTGGTCGGGAAATGTTAGAAAAAGAATTAGGGAAAAGTGGCTTAGATGCCCTACTGAAATCTGACCCCATGCAAGCGGTGGCGGAACGCTGTAATTATCAAGCTGTCGAAGATTTACTGGCGGCCCTAGGCTATGGAGAGATTACCCTTAACCAAGTGGTCAACCGTGTTCGAGAAGCCACCGTTAAGGCACAACAAGGGGATGTTTCCGCCATTACCTTACCCACAGCCTCCCCTTCCCCTCTATGCCCTACCAAACCTAATAAGTCCCCGATTGTCGGTGTGGAAGGATTGGTCTATCATATTGCAGGTTGTTGTCATCCCTTGCCTGGTGAACCGATTATGGGGGTGGTGACGCGAGGGGCCCGAGGCATTTCTATTCATGCTCAAGGCTGTTCTAATGTTGAAAGTGTACCGGGGGAACGCTTAATCCCTGTCCGTTGGAACATCACTGATGACAAAGGGTGTCTACCCACTTATCCCGTAGATATTTCAATTGAAGCCATTGATCGGGTGGGTGTCCTCAAGGATATTCTGTCACGGGTGAGCGATCACCATGTCAATGTGCGAAATGCTGGGGTCAGAACCAGTCGCAATAAACCCGCGATGATTAATTTACGCATTGATATCCGCGATCGCCAACAACTAGAATGTTTAATTAATAACATCAGAAATATGAGCGATATTTTGAATATTCATCGGGTGAATGGGGTGGAATTTTAA
- the patD gene encoding heterocyst frequency control protein PatD, translating to MLPKFSHQSYTNLGEALLNLQEQVRAKDLEIDGLRTRFEQVQQVFEQEIMGVTLEDLDSSAIALQQSAKTEIHRMLRLLGTDLLFLQSSRQAGTTQQRLQKISDRLEQLISYCQGLVEITL from the coding sequence ATGTTACCGAAATTTTCTCACCAATCCTATACCAACCTAGGGGAAGCTTTATTAAACCTCCAGGAACAAGTCAGGGCCAAGGATTTAGAAATTGATGGCCTTAGGACAAGGTTTGAGCAGGTACAGCAGGTGTTTGAACAAGAGATCATGGGGGTGACTTTGGAAGATTTAGATTCTAGCGCGATCGCTTTACAACAGTCTGCCAAAACGGAAATTCACCGAATGTTAAGACTTTTGGGAACTGATCTCTTATTTTTACAGTCTTCTCGTCAAGCAGGGACGACACAACAACGGTTACAAAAGATCAGCGATCGCCTTGAACAGTTAATTAGTTACTGTCAAGGATTAGTAGAGATAACTTTATAA